From the Osmerus eperlanus chromosome 19, fOsmEpe2.1, whole genome shotgun sequence genome, one window contains:
- the LOC134039397 gene encoding DNA polymerase theta-like isoform X2, which yields MSSSGPPKRKCYMGQHQVIKKKSIVVPVEPLTPRRSRRLLETHALGDKLHGAKHKTHGMAVGQSFAVGESSLALDEEMLQVLDALEPSVERGEQGRPAPPVVSFHPPPLPENKEINQRMGLGDQAPLQPTGPGPGSHRPHSPAALPGAGESVCEGLGGRWRADCKGLAQRLLFSEDTEESDQSEKGCLKPMTTNCKDGLPLPTKKNNQKSSRSKGVKHRSRSSPLSTEKGDGPSVHADSPLDNSGNYILFSPTHLAAARERAELQRSLRNQSVSVLTPPTGLEANSLNDTVPQPGQNAAICAPGEQADRLQLSSWGLPRPVLERYHRHRLTHMFDWQAQCLMVGQVLQGRNLVYSAPTSAGKTLVAELLMLKRVLETRRKALFILPFVSVAKEKMHYLQSVFEEAGVRVEGYMGSTSAAGGFTSLDVAVCTIEKANSLVNRLIEEDSLDLLGMVVVDELHMVGDSGRGYLLELLLTKIRYIAQKQNASGSLSEGIQIVGMSATLPNLELLAGWLDAELYQTDYRPVPLQEWLKVGSNIYDSSLSLVRSFAPALAVKGDDDHIVSLCYETVREGHSVLLFCPSKIWCEKLSDGIAREFYNLKRTEGQGDGDLQAVCLDQGGLADVLAQLRRTPAGLDPMLQRTVPWGVAFHHAGLTFDERDVLEGAFRQGLVRVLAATSTLSSGVNLPARRVIIRTPTFNGRLLDPLTYKQMAGRAGRKGVDTMGESVLVCKEAERQKGVSLLQGSLQPISSCLVKREGEGVTTSMLRAILEIIVGGVASTPQDVRLYASCTLLAASLQPGQRPEGGAVGRKAKKGGRGRGPEANEGAIEACVDWLMENEFINIQKEGEEERYCPTLLGAATLSSSLSPPEALGIFADLQRAMKGFVLENDLHILYQITPVYAEWTTIDWYQFFCLWEQLPSSMKRVAELVGVQEGFLARSVSGKLVAKTERQHRQMAVHKRFFTTLVLQDLVNEEPLGAVATKYNCNRGQLQSLQQSASTYAGMVTVFCKRLGWHTLELLLSQYQTRLSFGVQRELVDLVRVSLLNAARARTLYDQGLCTVAQLARATLTEVEKALRKAVPFKSSKRAVDESEMEAAERRSLRCVWVSGGRALTEREAANEIVSEARLLLQQDLADLGVEWDPGTLPPEAGLDSDPDEDSHSSPETQQNHSKPQREDAKKEEKREGDRRGRGEMRRRDGKTEVEVGEREGANRPEKTEANRKGGETKMNEGGGAGGEKTKGEDAGRRDGQKLRAEEREEDQEQPRSTTGSSGREMGTEKKVGPTQRRVEMKVSEQAEEVESALSTSALPEGPIAIPTRPERSLTQELAELVFSPLPPPQPSPMPPPRFRAPISRVEEPPAVGCVSSGTLERTGPAQTATSPMQTGKGHQSRALRKVLHFIHSEAGQERGETDPVRTTSPLPLIPKHAPPTPATHLLPAPASPPLLDPVLPQRAAPSPASPPQPLSPAQPPAPPLSTVATRRRLEDEGTDDFSSPELYVREERRREEEEKEEAQEGEGFGDSFELDTQTELMIQQQENPQREVKAGDGGIERREGALGSAAEEEGEEERRVLERETRWPASGKTGRGGGYGDESAGEKEALRGSPSNGVHSDRDREVLGGSVTIGNGQPKLGISLTDSQMENFLNYSQEVLADGDGGVYEDDKEDELFGRGDLSRVSVSDHVTSNSLNGSSSFLFDSLYDSSLLAALSPEEESNQSEKEEVQGEGPAATEAASRHKLPSTQEKRRSGLLTNQEAEEQEAIQWGESSFNLSEWGDSLLVGEHFLERRSLLRHTERTQQENNPNRGQTEHPEPTDQQIPEPQHGQDTAQTRPTEAQPHHGQTDPLKPDQCTFQTDRPQPQHNPSQTNEQHNTEDPSPSGPTLSREVGVEEEREKRRDEGRERERADREAGAPPDPSVFKHPALPSQPTDTCPQCSPGLQDIFDRWPSMSDQLSPHTLLVGSTRTHTDAQPASEGERAFSERQVVSGETRASSSHRDTRGRLEERPGSGDLIPPTPETNPVTPRVKRTTSSVQSPLTTRPLNQSTPTTARPDQPGVPECPQSRPRPRIDPISSKRHRPLPVEAVSDTEQQESTSHTPNPDTHFGTETKAPGERTHSTLDPTSVPHPKTQPRPRMDPRPPPAPAQTPAPAPSLPPPAEAPSPLDSSLTDEGFTLQLSQDAPLTPGSPGAFSIVDVASDRRLFSTFLSEWRTKGRYSLALACERREHTQPPKHRGVSCLQPISEPDGFSVRGGEGLLLTGLSVCWGGRDAYYISLQQKQSTDISSSLAPPPLDADLPVVERLEQVKACLNRSLVKGAGGVVITYDIIEAYKTLVLSCGIGLDGSCEDPKVACWLLDPGSEERTLASVVTCFCPQELDLLEGLGEGRHAHTHSPRLRAATESVLVHAAMDQLNTLLEKDGLLDVFRRVEMRSQVCLALLELNGVGFSVEECKRQKHVMQAKLSALEAQAYSLAGHSFSLTSIDDIAQIMFLELRLPPNGDVTGLKNKRTLGYARRGAGRVRLGKQFSTTKDVLEKLRPLHPFPGVILEWRRITNAMTKVVFPLQRERQHHPLLAMDRIHPVSQTHTTTGRVSFTEPNIQNVPKDFEIQMATVVGESPPSQDGRQAATRPGRGRSRLPAPPAGSPEKDVAFSVSMRHAFVPFSGGMILAADYSQLELRVLAHLSKDRRLLQVLNGGVDVFRCIAAEWKNITPDAVKDGLRQQAKQICYGIIYGMGAKSLGEQMGVDENDAACYIESFKARYTGIQSFLRDTVKSCVKKGYVQTLLGRRRYLPGITNGNTYARAHAERQAVNTTVQGSAADIVKLATVNIQQRLQETFPTAPLSHQHPHSDRGRSRTWPRVRGAYFILQLHDELIYETTEEDLIRVAQIVKREMESAVKLYVKLRAKVKVGPSWGDLQDMEI from the exons ATGAGCTCCTCTGGTCCACCGAAAAGGAAATGCTATATGGGACAGCATCAGGTCATCAAGAAAAAAAG TATTGTGGTACCTGTGGAGCCACTGACACCAAGACGATCCAGACGCCTACTGGAGACACATGCACTGGGAGATAAATTACATGGagccaaacacaaaacacacggcATG GCTGTCGGGCAGTCGTTTGCAGTGGGTGAGTCGTCACTGGCTCTGGATGAGGAAATGCTTCAGGTGTTGGATGCCTTAGAACCCTCTGTAGAGAGAGGTGAACAGGGAAGACCAGCCCCACCAGTGGTAAGCTTTCATCCACCTCCGCTACCAGAGAATAAGGAGATTAACCAGAGGATGGGACTTGGAGACCAAGCACCTCTTCAGCCCactggaccaggaccagggtctCACAGACCCCACAGCCCAGCAGCACTcccaggggctggggagagtgtgtgtgagggacttggggggaggtggagagcagACTGTAAAGGCCTGGCCCAGCGACTTCTCTTCAGTGAGGACACCGAAGAGTCAGACCAATCAGAGAAGGGCTGTCTCAAGCCAATGACAACTAACTGCAAGGATGGCTTGCCCCTTCCTACCAAAAAGAACAATCAGAAATCCAGCCGTTCCAAAGG GGTTAAGCACAGGTCCAGGAGTTCCCCTCTGAGCACGGAGAAAGGAGACGGGCCAAGTGTACATGCCGACTCCCCATTGGACAACTCTGGTAACTACATCCTGTTCAGCCCCACCCACCTGGCCGCGGCGAGGGAGAGGGCAGAACTGCAGCGCTCGCTGAGGAACCAGTCCGTCTCCGTGCTTACGCCCCCTACAGGCCTGGAGGCCAACTCCCTCAACGACACAGTGCCCCAGCCAG gtcaGAATGCGGCTATATGCGCCCCAGGGGAGCAGGCTGACAGGCTGCAGCTGTCCAGCTGGGGTCTACCCCGGCCTGTCCTGGAGCGCTACCACAGACACAGGCTCACCCACATGTTTGACTGGCAGGCTCAGTGCCTCATGGTGGGACAGGTGCTGCAGGGACGCAACCTGGTGTACTCTG CTCCCACCAGTGCTGGGAAGACCCTGGTGGCGGAGCTGCTGATGTTGAAGCGTGTGCTGGAGACCAGGAGGAAGGCCCTCTTCATCCTGCCCTTTGTCTCCGTGGCCAAGGAGAAGATGCACTACCTGCAG agtgtgtttgaggaggCAGGGGTGCGCGTGGAGGGGTACATGGGGAGCACCTCTGCTGCGGGCGGCTTCACGTCACTGGATGTGGCCGTGTGCACCATAGAGAAGGCCAACTCTCTCGTCAACAGACTCATAGAGGAAGACAGCCTGGATCTACTGG GTATGGTGGTGGTGGATGAGCTCCACATGGTTGGAGACTCTGGGAGAGGATACCTCCTGGAATTGCTGCTCACCAAGATCCGCTACATCGCCCAGAAGCAAAACGcatcggg GTCTCTGTCTGAGGGGATCCAGATTGTGGGTATGAGTGCAACCCTGCCTAACCTGGAgctcctggctggctggctggacgcGGAGCTCTACCAGACAGACTACAGGCCCGTGCCCCTGCAGGAGTGGCTCAAGGTGGGCAGCAACATCTACGACAGCAGCCTCTCTCTGGTCCGCTCGTTCGCACCCGCGCTGGCGGTCAAG gGGGATGATGACCACATAGTGAGTCTGTGCTATGAGACTGTTAGAGAGGGGCACTCCGTCCTGCTGTTCTGCCCTTCCAAGATCTGGTGTGAGAAGCTGTCGGACGGCATCGCCAGAGAGTTCTACAACCTGAAACGCACAG aggggcagggagatggTGACCTCCAGGCCGTGTGTCTGGACCAGGGAGGACTGGCGGATGTGTTAGCCCAGCTGAGGCGCACCCCGGCTGGGCTAGACCCCATGCTGCAGCGCACTGTTCCCTGGGGGGTGGCCTTCCACCATGCCG GCTTGACGTTCGACGAGCGAGACGTGTTGGAGGGGGCGTTCCGCCAGGGACTGGTCAGGGTGCTGGCCGccacctctaccctctcctcggGGGTCAACCTCCCGGCCCGCAGGGTCATCATACGAACGCCCACCTTCAACGGACGCCTGCTGGACCCGCTCACCTACAAGCAGATGGCCGGCCGGGcggggagaaagggagtggaCACCATgg GGGAGAGCGTGCTGGTGTGTAAGGAGGCGGAGCGTCAGAAGGGTGTCAGCCTCCTCCAGGGCTCCCTTCAGCCAATCAGCAGCTGTCtggtgaagagggagggggagggcgtgACCACCAGCATGCTCCGAGCCATCctggag ATTATTGTCGGAGGCGTGGCCAGCACTCCACAGGATGTGAGGTTGTATGCTTCCTGTACTCTGCTAGCTGCTAGCCTGCAGCCTGGCCAGAGACCAGAAGGGGGCGCCGTGGGGAGGAAGGCCAAGAAGGGAGGCCGGGGACGGGGGCCGGAGGCTAACGAGGGGGCGATCGAGGCCTGCGTGGACTGGCTGATGGAGAACGAGTTCATCAACATCCAAAAAgaaggagaag AGGAGCGGTACTGCCCCACCCTCCTGGGCGcggccaccctctcctcctccctctctccccccgagGCTCTTGGGATATTTGCCGACCTCCAGCGGGCCATGAAGGGCTTTGTACTGGAGAACGACCTTCATATCCTCTACCAG ATCACTCCAGTGTACGCTGAGTGGACCACCATCGACTGGTACCAGTTCTTCTGCCTGTGGGAGCAGCTGCCCTCGTCCATGAAGCGCGTGGCCGAGCTGGTCGGCGTCCAGGAGGGCTTCCTCGCTCGCTCCGTCAGCGGCAAGCTCGTCGCCAAGACGGAGAGGCAGCACAGGCAGATGGCTGTGCAcaaacg GTTCTTCACCACTCTGGTCCTACAGGACCTAGTCAATGAGGAACCGCTGGGTGCCGTGGCAACGAAATACAACTGCAACCGTGGGCAGCTGCAGTCCCTTCAGCAGTCAGCATCTACCTatgctg GCATGGTGACGGTGTTCTGTAAGCGCCTGGGCTGGCACaccctggagctgctgctgtcCCAGTACCAGACCCGGCTGAGCTTCGGGGTGCAGCGGGAGCTGGTGGACCTGGTCAGGGTGTCCCTGCTGAACGCGGCGCGGGCCCGCACGCTCTACGACCAGGGCCTCTGCACCGTGGCCCAGCTGGCCCGCGCCACGCTCACGGAGGTGGAGAAAGCTCTGAGGAAGGCCGTGCCCTTTAagag CTCGAAACGGGCCGTGGACGAGAGCGAGATGGAGGCGGCCGAGAGGCGGAGCCTTCGCTGCGTTTGGGTCAGCGGTGGGCGGGCCCTGACGGAGCGGGAAGCAGCCAATGAGATTGTGTCGGAGGCtaggctcctcctccagcaagaCCTGGCCGATTTAGGAGTGGAGTGGGACCCCGGGACCCTCCCCCCAGAGGCGGGCCTCGACAGCGATCCTGACGAAGACTCTCACAGCTCGCCCGAAACGCAACAAAACCACAGCAAACCTCAGAGGGAGGACgcgaagaaggaggagaagagagagggagacaggagggggagaggagaaatgagGAGGCGGGATGGAAAAACTGAGGtggaagtgggagagagggaaggagcgaACCGGCCAGAAAAGACAGAGGCAaacaggaaggggggagagacgaAAATGAacgaggggggaggagctggtggggAAAAGACGAAGGGAGAAGATGCAGGACGGAGGGACGGACAGAAGTTAAGGgctgaggaaagagaggaggatcaGGAACAGCCGAGAAGTACCACAGGAAGTTCAGGGCGAGAAATGGGGACGGAAAAAAAGGTAGGACCAACACAGAGACGTGTAGAAATGAAAGTGTCAGAGCAAGCGGAGGAGGTTGAAAGCGCCCTGTCCACCTCTGCGCTTCCGGAAGGACCCATCGCCATCCCCACCCGTCCTGAGAGGAGTCTCACACAGGAGTTAGCTGAGTTGGTCTTcagcccccttcccccaccccagccctctcccatgCCCCCTCCTCGCTTCAGAGCCCCCATCTCCCGCGTGGAGGAACCTCCAGCAGTAGGCTGCGTTTCCTCTGGGACACTAGAGAGGACAGGACCAGCTCAGACAGCTACATCACCCATGCAGACAGGGAAAGGGCACCAGTCTAGAGCTCTGAGGAAAGTGCTCCATTTCATCCATTCAGAGGCAGggcaagagaggggagagacggacCCCGTCCGAACCACATCTCCACTCCCTTTGATTCCCAAACACGCACCCCCAACCCCGGCCACGCACCTCCTTCCAGCTCCAGCTTCTCCCCCCTTACTCGACCCCGTCCTCCCTCAGAGGGCggcaccctccccggcctcgcccccccagcccctctcaccggctcagcctccagccccgcctctctccacTGTGGCCACGCGCAGGAGGCTCGAGGACGAGGGGACGGACGACTTCTCGTCCCCGGAGCTGTacgtcagagaggagaggaggagggaggaggaggagaaggaggaggcccaGGAAGGAGAGGGCTTCGGGGACAGCTTTGAGCTGGACACCCAGACAGAGCTAATGATCCAGCAGCAGGAGAATCCACAGAGAGAAGTGAAAGCGGGCGACGGAGGGAtagagcggagggagggagcgctGGGGAGcgcagcggaggaggagggagaggaagagaggcgtgTTTTAGAGAGGGAGACGCGTTGGCCTGCGTCGGGGAagacggggagaggaggaggttacGGCGACGAGAGTGCAGGTGAAAAGGAAGCCCTGCGTGGGTCTCCGAGCAACGGTGTCCACAGCGACCGTGACAGGGAGGTACTTGGTGGCTCCGTCACCATCGGCAACGGACAACCCAAACTTGGCATCTCTTTAACTGACAGTCAGATGGAAAACTTCCTCAACTACAGTCAAGAG GTCTTAGCAGATGGAGATGGTGGTGTTTATGAAGATGACAAAGAGGATGAACTTTTTGGTAGAGGTGATCTGTCTCGTGTCTCAGTGTCAGATCACGTCACGTCTAACAGTCTGAACGGCAGCAGTAGCTTCCTGTTTGACAGCCTATACGATAGCTCCCTTTTGGCTGCCCTGAGCCCGGAAGAGGAATCTAACcaatcagagaaggaggaagtgcaGGGGGAGGGACCAGCTGCCACAGAGGCCGCAAGCCGCCACAAGCTCCCCTCCACACAAGAGAAAAGACGAAGTGGGCTCCTGACAAATCAGGAGGCAGAAGAGCAGGAGGCTATCCAATGGGGAGAGTCGTCCTTCAACCTATCAGAGTGGGGCGACTCGTTGTTGGTGGGTGAACATTTCCTGGAAAGGCGGAGCCtcctgagacacacagagagaacccAGCAGGAAAATAATCCCAACCGTGGTCAAACAGAACATCCCGAACCAACGGACCAACAAATACCAGAACCACAACACGGTCAGGATACTGCTCAAACTCGCCCTACAGAAGCACAACCGCACCACGGTCAGACAGACCCACTCAAACCCGACCAGTGCACGTTTCAGACAGACCGACCACAACCGCAACACAACCCCAGTCAGACGAACGAACAACACAACACTGAAGACCCAAGCCCCAGCGGACCAACCTTGAGCCGAGAGGTTGGCgtcgaggaagagagggagaagaggagagacgaggggagagaacgggagagagcggacagagaggcaggggccCCGCCCGACCCATCGGTGTTTAAACACCCGGCACTGCCGAGTCAGCCGACTGACACCTGTCCTCAGTGCAGCCCCGGACTCCAGGACATCTTCGACCGTTGGCCGAGCATGTCCGACCAGctgtcaccacacaccctcctggtggggtcgacacgcacgcacacggacGCGCAGCCTGCTAGTGAGGGAGAGCGAGCGTTCTCAGAGAGGCAGGTTGTTAGTGGAGAGACCAGAGCGAGCAGCAGTCACAGAGATACAAGagggagactggaggagagacctGGTTCTGGTGACCTCATCCCCCCCACACCAGAAACTAACCCCGTCACCCCCAGAGTCAAACGAACCACCTCCTCGGTCCAGTCACCTCTTACCACACGGCCCCTCAACCAATCCACTCCCACTACCGCCCGCCCTGACCAACCAGGAGTCCCTGAATGTCCCCAGTCCCGCCCACGGCCCAGAATTGACCCGATCAGCAGTAAGCGACACAGACCTCTGCCAGTCGAGGCTGTATCAGACACTGAACAGCAAGAGTCTACCTCGCACACCCCAAACCCCGACACGCACTTTGGCACTGAGACAAAGGCCCCAGGAGAGCGTACACACTCAACGTTAGACCCCACATCTGTCCCCCATCCCAAAACCCAGCCACGCCCTCGCATGGACCCCAGACCTCCCCCGGCTCCGGCCCAAaccccagcccccgccccctcacTTCCGCCCCCAGCCGAGGCTCCTTCCCCCCTGGACTCGTCTCTCACCGACGAGGGCTTCACCCTCCAGCTGTCCCAGGATGCCCCTCTCACCCCCGGCAGCCCCGGGGCCTTCTCCATCGTGGACGTGGCGAGCGACAGGCGCCTGTTTAGCACCTTCCTGAGCGAGTGGAGGACGAAGGGCAGGTACTCCCTCGCTCTGGCCTGCGagaggagggaacacacacagccgCCCAAacacagaggag TCTCGTGTCTTCAGCCCATCTCAGAGCCAGACGGGTTCTCCGtgagggggggcgaggggctGCTGCTgaccggcctgtctgtctgctggggggGGCGCGACGCCTACTACATATCACTGCAACAGAAGCagagcacag ATATCAGTTCAAGTCTGGCCCCGCCTCCACTGGATGCTGATTTGCCGGTGGTTGAGAGGCTGGAGCAGGTAAAGGCCTGCCTAAACCGGTCATTGGTTAAAGGTGCAGGAGGCGTGGTTATCACTTACGACATCATCGAGGCGTACAAGACCTTGGTGCTTAGCTGTGGCATCGGTCTAGACGGCAGTTGTGAAGACCCCAag GTGGCGTGTTGGCTGTTGGACCCTGGCAGTGAGGAGAGGACCCTGGCCAGCGTGGTGACCTGCTTCTGCCCCCAAGAGCTGGATCTGCTggagggcctgggggaggggagacacgcacacactcactccccacGCCTGAGGGCCGCCACGGAGAGCGTGTTGGTGCATGCTGCCATGGACCAGCTGAACACGCTGCTGGAGAAAGATGGACTGCTAg acGTGTTCCGCCGTGTGGAGATGCGTTCGCAGGTGTGTCTGGCTCTGCTGGAGCTGAACGGGGTGGGCTTCAGCGTGGAGGAGTGCAAGAGACAGAAGCACGTGATGCAGGCCAAGCTCTCTGCCCTGGAGGCCCAGGCCTACAGCCTGGCCGGCCACAGCTTCTCCCTGACCAGCATCGATGACATAGCCCAG attaTGTTTCTGGAGCTGCGTCTGCCTCCTAATGGAGACGTGACTGGTCTGAAGAACAAGAGGACCCTGGGATACGCCaggagaggagcggggaggGTGCGCCTGGGCAAGCAGTTCAGCACCACCAAg GACGTTCTggagaagctccgccccctgcaCCCGTTCCCAGGGGTGATcctggagtggaggaggatCACCAACGCTATGACCAAGGTGGTGTTccctctccagagagagagacaacaccaCCCTCTGCTGGCCATGGACAGGATACACCCTgtgtctcagacacacaccaccacag GCCGAGTGAGCTTCACTGAGCCCAACATCCAGAACGTTCCGAAAGACTTTGAGATCCAGATGGCCACCGTTGTGGGCGAGAGCCCCCCCtcacaagatggccgccaggcTGCCACCCGGCCAGG GAGAGGGCGCTCCAGGCTGCCAGCCCCTCCTGCAGGCAGTCCAGAGAAGGATGTCGCCTTCTCCGTCAGCATGAGACACGCCTTCGTACCCTTCTCAG gaggGATGATCCTAGCTGCAGATTATTCCCAGTTGGAGCTGCGGGTGCTAGCTCACCTCTCTAAGGACCGGCGCCTCCTACAG GTGCTGAACGGAGGGGTGGATGTTTTCCGCTGCATCGCGGCAGAGTGGAAGAACATAACCCCAGATGCTGTGAAGGACGGCCTCAGACAGCAGGCCAAGCAG ATTTGCTATGGCATCATCTACGGGATGGGAGCCAAGTCTCTGGGGGAGCAGATGGGCGTGGATGAGAACGATGCTGCCTGTTACATAGAGAGCTTCAAGGCCAGATACACAG GGATCCAGTCCTTCCTGAGAGACACGGTGAAGAGCTGTGTAAAAAAGGGCTACGTTCAGACACTGCTGGGACGCAGGAGATACCTGCCTGGGATCACAAACGGCAACACTTACGCCAgggcacat GCAGAGCGCCAGGCGGTGAACACCACTGTTCAGGGTTCAGCTGCTGACATTGTTAAACTGGCCACTGTCAACATCCAGCAGAGACTACAGGAAaccttccctactgcccccctgtcacatcaacacccacactcag ACAGGGGCcgtagcaggacatggcctcgggTCAGAGGGGCTTACTTCATCCTGCAGCTGCATGACGAGCTGATCTACgagaccacagaagaagacctcATTCGG GTGGCTCAAatagtgaagagagagatggagtcagCAGTCAAGCTTTATGTGAAGCTCAGAGCCAAAGTCAAGGTGGGACCCAGCTGGGGTGACCTCCAGGACATGGAAATATGA